The proteins below come from a single Mya arenaria isolate MELC-2E11 chromosome 6, ASM2691426v1 genomic window:
- the LOC128239267 gene encoding uncharacterized protein LOC128239267 yields the protein MNTLSQVHPDLHTEFQNGNFVIHKTARVSSGMAIDQGHEQNNAMVKGSGGAVGLTENPSAFRRWMVAGPELARITIEFETAFTAQDDATGHHEQTPAVQTAFAKQVMSLVSTIEDMGNPFLEESADLLVLDTKDIVSESVVKTVRNIEQIGVKAYDAYVEQRLVKAEKPISDPIAKQQLPLFSRPQKKNPSRSQLQVADLEVDRELMSQLYVSCQTRAVNQDDFFMYENHPYAPSLSDHGKLRASNKSDLIPCLQSLITPKTDGPTVDCIILDGAAVVHLLAPRTAVTFNEYASAIYLPYIDRQLQNAQRVDVVWDAYIPDSLKESTRKKRGTGIRRRVLGTSKIPTNWMKFLCVAENKVELFDFLTHAVINRQQTEHEVYATDGVDVLCSQPNADCAYISPCNHEEADTRVILHASDAANKGSKKCLIRTVDTDILVLAIAYVERIGVEEL from the coding sequence ATGAACACGCTTTCACAGGTTCATCCAGACTTACACACTGAATTCCAGAATGGTAACTTTGTGATTCACAAAACTGCTCGTGTATCATCTGGAATGGCAATTGATCAAGGTCATGAGCAGAACAATGCGATGGTGAAGGGATCTGGGGGTGCAGTAGGCCTCACAGAAAATCCGAGTGCGTTCAGACGTTGGATGGTTGCAGGACCTGAGCTAGCAAGGATAACAATTGAATTTGAGACCGCGTTCACTGCTCAAGATGATGCCACCGGTCACCATGAGCAGACTCCAGCAGTACAAACTGCATTTGCCAAGCAGGTAATGTCTCTAGTGTCAACTATTGAAGACATGGGGAATCCCTTTCTTGAAGAAAGTGCTGATCTTCTAGTCCTGGACACAAAGGACATAGTCAGTGAGTCCGTAGTTAAGACGGTCAGGAACATAGAACAAATAGGCGTGAAAGCGTACGATGCCTATGTAGAGCAGAGGCTAGTGAAGGCAGAAAAACCCATCTCAGACCCCATAGCGAAACAGCAATTGCCACTCTTCAGCAGAccacagaaaaaaaatccatctcGTTCACAGCTGCAAGTAGCTGACCTAGAAGTTGATCGCGAACTTATGTCGCAGCTGTATGTATCCTGCCAAACACGAGCAGTTAACCAAGACGACTTCTTCATGTATGAGAATCATCCCTACGCACCAAGTCTCTCAGATCATGGGAAGCTGCGTGCAAGCAACAAGTCAGATTTGATTCCATGCCTGCAAAGCCTGATTACTCCTAAGACTGATGGACCTACAGTGGACTGTATAATCTTGGATGGTGCCGCAGTAGTGCATTTACTTGCTCCAAGAACAGCGGTAACCTTCAACGAATATGCCTCTGCCATATATTTGCCATACATTGACAGACAGTTACAGAATGCACAACGCGTGGATGTGGTTTGGGATGCATACATACCTGACAGTCTGAAGGAATCAACAAGGAAGAAGAGAGGAACAGGGATCAGACGGAGAGTTTTGGGAACATCTAAAATTCCGACGAACTGGATGAAGTTTCTCTGTGTGGCAGAAAACAAAGTAGAGCTGTTTGACTTTTTGACACACGCTGTTATAAACAGACAACAAACAGAACACGAGGTGTATGCCACTGATGGAGTAGACGTACTCTGCTCACAACCAAATGCAGACTGTGCCTACATTAGTCCATGCAATCATGAAGAGGCGGACACGAGAGTCATTCTTCATGCCAGTGATGCTGCAAACAAAGGCAGTAAAAAGTGCCTTATCAGGACCGTAGACACTGACATCCTCGTTCTAGCGATTGCATATGTAGAGCGAATTGGTGTCGAAGAGTTATAG
- the LOC128239111 gene encoding uncharacterized protein LOC128239111: MEVPGKKLQQIASAIDDSCCQLYCHDGESVQAEGYCTSCKKALYEITHKKEIQSQCVCGQDSMPASIGDKSNDEESYEPCEEHPDEIIKYFCSSHDLPVCGHCLAFNHRSCNVSLISELCKAENESVNNDIVDFLTDVDEYASKIENNKNFVTQISKAEVLKLREYRDDIEKYFDQRTDFLLENIQQMKSMDETLLDSLKPKCDHMKSKAETIKLRLSCLESNPAKLFIETKRAQTELAGLRSTLAGMNKEKIIHEYRFEKDSITKKLLASKTGLGKIKEKHEAPRKTQPHVSRGANEHVLLFAVVLIGIIVHAAFINKGNQTVITSLRFTRDSDIRVIGYMMEMLLLPGNRMLLADLSSNKIEMIDMQTNKLMSEVSLPDQPQSMAILPGDKLAVCLKIIGRIQFVKTLGQLSLEDHIKMAGR, translated from the exons ATGGAGGTACCTGGAAAGAAGCTTCAACAAATTGCATCTGCCATCGACGACAGCTGCTGCCAGCTTTACTGTCATGATGGGGAATCCGTCCAAGCTGAGGGCTACTGTACTTCCTGCAAGAAAGCTCTGTATGAAATTACTCATAAGAAAGAGATTCAGTCCCAATGCGTTTGCGGCCAGGATAGCATGCCAGCAAGCATTGGCGACAAGTCAAATGACGAAGAGAGCTATGAACCATGTGAGGAGCACCCAGATGAgatcatcaaatatttctgtTCGTCGCACGATTTGCCGGTTTGTGGTCATTGCCTAGCGTTTAATCATCGCTCATGCAACGTTAGCTTAATATCTGAGTTGTGCAAGGCTGAAAATGAAAGCGTCAACAACGACATTGTCGATTTCCTTACAGACGTTGACGAATATGCGTCCAAAATCGAAAACAACAAGAACTTTGTAACACAGATTAGTAAAGCCGAAGTTTTGAAACTGAGGGAATATAGAGATGATATTGAAAAGTACTTTGATCAGAGGACAGACTTCCTTTTGGAGAACATACAACAAATGAAAAGCATGGACGAAACCCTATTAGATTCCCTAAAACCTAAATGTGACCACATGAAATCTAAAGcagaaacaatcaaattaaGGCTAAGTTGCCTGGAAAGCAATCCTGccaaattgtttattgaaacGAAGAGAGCACAAACTGAGCTAGCCGGACTGCGGTCAACCCTTGCTGGCATGAACAAGGAGAAGATCATTCATGAGTACCGATTTGAAAAGGATTCCATTACTAAGAAGCTCCTGGCGTCCAAAACCGGCCTTggtaaaataaaggaaaaacatGAAGCACCAAGGAAAACACAACCACACG TAAGCAGAGGTGCGAACGAACATGTCCTACTGTTTGCCGTTGTTTTGATCGGAATTATTGTGCACGCGGCTTTCATTAATAAAG GAAACCAGACAGTCATCACCAGCCTTCGATTCACTCGAGATTCTGACATTCGAGTTATCGGATACATGATGGAAATGCTCCTCCTTCCTGGAAACAGGATGTTATTGGCTGATTTGAGTTCTAATAAAATCGAAATGATTGACATGCAAACCAACAAACTGATGTCCGAGGTCAGCCTGCCAGATCAACCACAGAGCATGGCTATCCTTCCCGGGGACAAGTTGgctgtatgtttaaaaataataggaCGTATTCAGTTCGTGAAGACACTGGGACAACTCTCCCTTGAGGATCATATCAAGATGGCTGGCAGATGA